The stretch of DNA TGCGACATCCAGCGCTTCTTGTACTCGTCATCGCCCGACAGGAAATCAACGCAACTGACACGGTCTTCGTCGAGTGCGATCTGCATAAGGTGCGCTGTCAGCACCGTTCCGAGCGACAGCTTTGCGAAGCGCTCGTCATACGCAACTTTATAAATGGATGAAGTGCCAGAACGCGTGATCCAAATCTGGGCAGCGGCGGGTTCTCCGTCGAGATACACGACTCCCAGTCGCAGCCACCCTTGTTTCGCGCACATATGCACCAGTTCACGAATGAACTCAGGCCGGGCTTCATCCTTCTTCCAACTGTTCTGATAAACCTTCTCGTAGGCCTCGACGGCCGGACCGACTTCCGGACCTGATCGGATCACCTCGACGCGGGCACGGCCAGTCTGGAGCAACTGTTTGTTCGCGCGCTTCAGGTTGTTGGTGATCACACTCGACAAACCTTTGAGATAATCCGCGTAGGATCGCCCCGCGACTTCCAGATATAGGTTGCCGTAAAGAAAGTATCTCTGAGTGACAAAACCTGCACTTCGGAAAGCAGCGTCCAGTGTGTTGTATTCCTCGGACTCGGGGTCCATCGGGCGCAGGTTGACCGTGTCCCACGCCGGCCTCTCCTGCCGGATGAACTGCACAAAACGTGGCAACACATCTCCCGCGTCTGCGCCATCAGCGAGAACGGGCGAATAAAACGACGAATAGTAGTTCGCCAACGGAGACAGTTCGCGGTCTTCGAATCTGCATGGAAAGAGGCAGAGAGGCGCACCGGTGTCGTCCTGAACGGCATAGAGACG from Terriglobales bacterium encodes:
- a CDS encoding GNAT family N-acetyltransferase, producing MSSVIPSSPAKTSLHTRAAAVRVYEDFRQIPGQIFESSDPDSLFCTRPWLEVLTANGLDPKEKVRLYAVQDDTGAPLCLFPCRFEDRELSPLANYYSSFYSPVLADGADAGDVLPRFVQFIRQERPAWDTVNLRPMDPESEEYNTLDAAFRSAGFVTQRYFLYGNLYLEVAGRSYADYLKGLSSVITNNLKRANKQLLQTGRARVEVIRSGPEVGPAVEAYEKVYQNSWKKDEARPEFIRELVHMCAKQGWLRLGVVYLDGEPAAAQIWITRSGTSSIYKVAYDERFAKLSLGTVLTAHLMQIALDEDRVSCVDFLSGDDEYKKRWMSHRRERWGLLAMNTRTPKGLMAVARNVGGGWVKSMLGNLKQKKQAEPQKPV